The Sesamum indicum cultivar Zhongzhi No. 13 linkage group LG6, S_indicum_v1.0, whole genome shotgun sequence genome has a segment encoding these proteins:
- the LOC105163566 gene encoding probable copper-transporting ATPase HMA5 isoform X1, translating to MEINGEADLKSPLLQCPNDVVITVSPPNQNLNKKIRTLVFKVLGITCSSCVASIEAALGRLDGVQSVMVSVLQGQAVVKYVPEVITAKMIKETVEDTGFEVAEFPEQDIALCRLRIKGMACTSCSESVERALLMVDGVKKAVVGLALGEAKIHFDPNVTNTDCIIKAVEEDAGFGAELISSGNGLNKVYLKLDGKTSPDDLTVIESSLRSLEGVNHVEIDVQEHIATISYEPDIIGPRSLIQCIQEAGSGPSTYQAILYTPPRGGETERHQEIIVYRNQFMWSCLFSVPIFVFSMVLPMLPPYGNWLRHKVINMLDIGMLLRWILCTPVQFVIGKRFYAGSYHALRRKSANMDVLVALGTNAAYFYSIYIMIKALTSESFEGQDFFETSSMLISFILLGKYLEVLAKGKTSNALAKLTELAPDTACLLTLDAEGNVISETEIDTQLIQKNDILKIVPGAKVPVDGLVIDGQSHVNESMITGEAMPVAKRPGDKVIGGTVNENGYIRIKATHVGSETALSQIVELVEAAQLAKAPVQKLADQISKFFVPTVVLAALLTWLGWFIPGQAGLYPRTWIPTAMDAFEFALQFGISVLVVACPCALGLATPTAVMVATGKGASLGVLIKGGNALENAHKVKTVVFDKTGTLTVGKPTVVSSVLFSEVSMADFCNMTIAAEANSEHPVAKAVVEHAKMLLQKHGSKNDHFTEVKEFEVHPGAGVSGKIGERAVLVGNKRLMHLFNVPLGSEVHRYVLENEHLARTCVLVAIEGTAAGAFAVTDPVKPEADRVISYLHSMNISTVMVTGDNWATAYAIAKQVGIQKVFAETDPLGKADKIKELQLQGTNVAMVGDGINDSPALVAADVGMAIGAGTDVAIEAADVVLMKSNLEDVVTALDLSRKTMSRIRINYVWALGYNVLGMPIAAGILFPFTGIRLPPWLAGACMAASSISVVCSSLLLQNYKKPLRANTA from the exons ATGGAAATAAATGGGGAAGCTGATCTGAAGTCACCACTTCTGCAATGCCCAAATGATGTTGTTATCACTGTTTCACCcccaaatcaaaatttgaataagaaaattaggacTCTCGTCTTCAAAGTATTGGGCATAACATGCTCATCTTGTGTAGCTTCCATAGAAGCTGCACTTGGAAGACTGGATGGGGTGCAGAGCGTAATGGTATCTGTGCTTCAAGGTCAGGCTGTAGTGAAGTATGTACCAGAAGTCATTACG gcaaaaatgataaaagaaaCAGTGGAAGATACAGGTTTTGAAGTTGCAGAGTTTCCTGAGCAAGACATTGCGTTGTGCAGGCTCAGAATTAAAGGCATGGCATGCACAAGCTGTTCAGAGTCTGTAGAACGTGCCTTGCTGATGGTGGATGGTGTGAAAAAAGCAGTGGTTGGTTTAGCTCTTGGAGAAGCTAAAATCCATTTTGATCCAAATGTGACAAACACTGATTGTATAATCAAAGCAGTAGAAGAAGATGCTGGTTTTGGAGCTGAACTCATAAGCTCTGGCAATGGCCTGAATAAAGTATATTTGAAATTGGATGGAAAAACTTCTCCAGATGATTTAACTGTTATTGAAAGCTCACTTCGGTCTTTGGAAGGCGTAAATCATGTTGAGATAGATGTGCAGGAGCATATAGCAACCATAAGTTACGAGCCAGACATCATTGGTCCAAGATCTCTAATACAGTGCATCCAAGAAGCTGGCTCTGGACCCAGCACTTACCAAGCAATTTTGTACACTCCACCAAGAGGAGGTGAAACAGAGAGGCATCAGGAAATAATAGTGTATAGGAATCAATTCATGTGGAGTTGCCTATTTTCAGTTCctatatttgttttctctATGGTACTCCCAATGCTTCCTCCTTATGGAAACTGGTTACGCCACAAGGTTATCAATATGCTCGACATTGGGATGCTTTTAAGATGGATCCTTTGCACACCTGTGCAGTTTGTCATTGGCAAAAg GTTCTATGCAGGATCATATCATGCCCTGAGACGAAAATCTGCAAATATGGACGTTCTGGTTGCCTTGGGCACAAATGCTGCTTACTtctattctatatatataatgataaaagCATTAACTTCAGAGTCATTTGAGGGTCAGGATTTCTTCGAGACTAGTTCCATGTTGATATCTTTCATCCTTTTGGGAAAATACCTGGAGGTTTTGGCAAAAGGAAAGACATCAAATGCTTTAGCAAAGTTGACAGAACTGGCACCTGACACGGCTTGCCTTCTAACCCTAGATGCTGAAGGAAATGTCATTTCTGAAACTGAAATTGACACACaacttatacaaaaaaatgacaTACTAAAGATTGTTCCTGGTGCAAAAGTTCCTGTTGACGGGCTTGTTATTGACGGTCAAAGTCATGTGAATGAGAGCATGATCACGGGAGAAGCTATGCCTGTTGCTAAAAGGCCTGGTGATAAG GTAATTGGTGGAACAGTGAATGAGAATGGCTATATACGCATCAAGGCCACTCATGTTGGTTCAGAAACAGCACTTTCACAAATTGTTGAACTGGTTGAAGCTGCTCAGCTTGCCAAAGCACCCGTTCAGAAATTGGCTGATCAGATATCTAAGTTTTTTGTTCCGACT GTTGTCCTTGCTGCTTTACTGACATGGCTGGGATGGTTTATTCCTGGACAAGCTGGGTTATACCCTAGAACCTGGATACCCACTGCTATGGATGCATTTGAGTTTGCCTTACAGTTTGGTATTTCAGTATTGGTGGTAGCCTGCCCTTGTGCCCTGGGACTAGCGACTCCTACGGCAGTGATGGTTGCCACGGGGAAAGGTGCTTCTCTAGGCGTTCTAATTAAAGGTGGAAATGCCCTCGAAAATGCACATAAG GTCAAGACTGTTGTTTTTGATAAAACTGGAACGTTGACTGTTGGAAAACCAACTGTAGTTAGTTCTGTGCTCTTCTCTGAAGTTTCTATGGCAGATTTCTGCAACATGACTATTGCTGCAGAG GCAAATAGCGAGCATCCAGTAGCAAAAGCTGTTGTGGAGCATGCTAAAATGTTACTTCAGAAGCATGGATCCAAGAATGATCATTTCACTGAGGTGAAGGAATTCGAGGTGCATCCTGGGGCTGGGGTGAGCGGAAAAATTGGAGAAAGAGCAGTTCTTGTTGGGAACAAGAGGCTTATGCATCTTTTCAATGTCCCACTTGGCAGCGAGGTACATAGATATGTCTTAGAAAATGAGCATCTCGCTCGTACTTGTGTGCTTGTTGCCATTGAAGGAACAGCAGCAGGAGCTTTTGCAGTAACTGACCCAGTGAAGCCAGAGGCTGATCGTGTCATATCTTATCTCCACTCAATGAACATTTCTACTGTCATGGTTACAGGTGATAACTGGGCCACTGCTTATGCAATAGCTAAACAGGTGGGTATTCAGAAGGTGTTTGCTGAGACAGATCCACTTGGGAAGGCTGATAAGATAAAAGAATTGCAG TTGCAAGGTACCAATGTGGCAATGGTTGGAGACGGGATAAACGACTCACCAGCCTTAGTTGCAGCTGATGTTGGCATGGCAATTGGGGCGGGAACTGATGTGGCAATAGAAGCTGCTGATGTCGTCCTAATGAAGAGCAACTTGGAAGATGTTGTTACGGCTTTAGATCTCTCACGGAAGACAATGTCCAGAATCCGCATCAATTATGTCTGGGCACTCGGATACAATGTCCTTGGGATGCCGATTGCTGCAGGAATTTTATTCCCGTTCACTGGAATACGTCTTCCCCCTTGGCTTGCTGGTGCTTGCATGGCTGCATCATCCATAAGTGTGGTTTGTTCGTCTCTCCTACtgcaaaattacaagaaaccTTTACGTGCTAACACTGCCTGA
- the LOC105163566 gene encoding probable copper-transporting ATPase HMA5 isoform X2 — protein MIKETVEDTGFEVAEFPEQDIALCRLRIKGMACTSCSESVERALLMVDGVKKAVVGLALGEAKIHFDPNVTNTDCIIKAVEEDAGFGAELISSGNGLNKVYLKLDGKTSPDDLTVIESSLRSLEGVNHVEIDVQEHIATISYEPDIIGPRSLIQCIQEAGSGPSTYQAILYTPPRGGETERHQEIIVYRNQFMWSCLFSVPIFVFSMVLPMLPPYGNWLRHKVINMLDIGMLLRWILCTPVQFVIGKRFYAGSYHALRRKSANMDVLVALGTNAAYFYSIYIMIKALTSESFEGQDFFETSSMLISFILLGKYLEVLAKGKTSNALAKLTELAPDTACLLTLDAEGNVISETEIDTQLIQKNDILKIVPGAKVPVDGLVIDGQSHVNESMITGEAMPVAKRPGDKVIGGTVNENGYIRIKATHVGSETALSQIVELVEAAQLAKAPVQKLADQISKFFVPTVVLAALLTWLGWFIPGQAGLYPRTWIPTAMDAFEFALQFGISVLVVACPCALGLATPTAVMVATGKGASLGVLIKGGNALENAHKVKTVVFDKTGTLTVGKPTVVSSVLFSEVSMADFCNMTIAAEANSEHPVAKAVVEHAKMLLQKHGSKNDHFTEVKEFEVHPGAGVSGKIGERAVLVGNKRLMHLFNVPLGSEVHRYVLENEHLARTCVLVAIEGTAAGAFAVTDPVKPEADRVISYLHSMNISTVMVTGDNWATAYAIAKQVGIQKVFAETDPLGKADKIKELQLQGTNVAMVGDGINDSPALVAADVGMAIGAGTDVAIEAADVVLMKSNLEDVVTALDLSRKTMSRIRINYVWALGYNVLGMPIAAGILFPFTGIRLPPWLAGACMAASSISVVCSSLLLQNYKKPLRANTA, from the exons atgataaaagaaaCAGTGGAAGATACAGGTTTTGAAGTTGCAGAGTTTCCTGAGCAAGACATTGCGTTGTGCAGGCTCAGAATTAAAGGCATGGCATGCACAAGCTGTTCAGAGTCTGTAGAACGTGCCTTGCTGATGGTGGATGGTGTGAAAAAAGCAGTGGTTGGTTTAGCTCTTGGAGAAGCTAAAATCCATTTTGATCCAAATGTGACAAACACTGATTGTATAATCAAAGCAGTAGAAGAAGATGCTGGTTTTGGAGCTGAACTCATAAGCTCTGGCAATGGCCTGAATAAAGTATATTTGAAATTGGATGGAAAAACTTCTCCAGATGATTTAACTGTTATTGAAAGCTCACTTCGGTCTTTGGAAGGCGTAAATCATGTTGAGATAGATGTGCAGGAGCATATAGCAACCATAAGTTACGAGCCAGACATCATTGGTCCAAGATCTCTAATACAGTGCATCCAAGAAGCTGGCTCTGGACCCAGCACTTACCAAGCAATTTTGTACACTCCACCAAGAGGAGGTGAAACAGAGAGGCATCAGGAAATAATAGTGTATAGGAATCAATTCATGTGGAGTTGCCTATTTTCAGTTCctatatttgttttctctATGGTACTCCCAATGCTTCCTCCTTATGGAAACTGGTTACGCCACAAGGTTATCAATATGCTCGACATTGGGATGCTTTTAAGATGGATCCTTTGCACACCTGTGCAGTTTGTCATTGGCAAAAg GTTCTATGCAGGATCATATCATGCCCTGAGACGAAAATCTGCAAATATGGACGTTCTGGTTGCCTTGGGCACAAATGCTGCTTACTtctattctatatatataatgataaaagCATTAACTTCAGAGTCATTTGAGGGTCAGGATTTCTTCGAGACTAGTTCCATGTTGATATCTTTCATCCTTTTGGGAAAATACCTGGAGGTTTTGGCAAAAGGAAAGACATCAAATGCTTTAGCAAAGTTGACAGAACTGGCACCTGACACGGCTTGCCTTCTAACCCTAGATGCTGAAGGAAATGTCATTTCTGAAACTGAAATTGACACACaacttatacaaaaaaatgacaTACTAAAGATTGTTCCTGGTGCAAAAGTTCCTGTTGACGGGCTTGTTATTGACGGTCAAAGTCATGTGAATGAGAGCATGATCACGGGAGAAGCTATGCCTGTTGCTAAAAGGCCTGGTGATAAG GTAATTGGTGGAACAGTGAATGAGAATGGCTATATACGCATCAAGGCCACTCATGTTGGTTCAGAAACAGCACTTTCACAAATTGTTGAACTGGTTGAAGCTGCTCAGCTTGCCAAAGCACCCGTTCAGAAATTGGCTGATCAGATATCTAAGTTTTTTGTTCCGACT GTTGTCCTTGCTGCTTTACTGACATGGCTGGGATGGTTTATTCCTGGACAAGCTGGGTTATACCCTAGAACCTGGATACCCACTGCTATGGATGCATTTGAGTTTGCCTTACAGTTTGGTATTTCAGTATTGGTGGTAGCCTGCCCTTGTGCCCTGGGACTAGCGACTCCTACGGCAGTGATGGTTGCCACGGGGAAAGGTGCTTCTCTAGGCGTTCTAATTAAAGGTGGAAATGCCCTCGAAAATGCACATAAG GTCAAGACTGTTGTTTTTGATAAAACTGGAACGTTGACTGTTGGAAAACCAACTGTAGTTAGTTCTGTGCTCTTCTCTGAAGTTTCTATGGCAGATTTCTGCAACATGACTATTGCTGCAGAG GCAAATAGCGAGCATCCAGTAGCAAAAGCTGTTGTGGAGCATGCTAAAATGTTACTTCAGAAGCATGGATCCAAGAATGATCATTTCACTGAGGTGAAGGAATTCGAGGTGCATCCTGGGGCTGGGGTGAGCGGAAAAATTGGAGAAAGAGCAGTTCTTGTTGGGAACAAGAGGCTTATGCATCTTTTCAATGTCCCACTTGGCAGCGAGGTACATAGATATGTCTTAGAAAATGAGCATCTCGCTCGTACTTGTGTGCTTGTTGCCATTGAAGGAACAGCAGCAGGAGCTTTTGCAGTAACTGACCCAGTGAAGCCAGAGGCTGATCGTGTCATATCTTATCTCCACTCAATGAACATTTCTACTGTCATGGTTACAGGTGATAACTGGGCCACTGCTTATGCAATAGCTAAACAGGTGGGTATTCAGAAGGTGTTTGCTGAGACAGATCCACTTGGGAAGGCTGATAAGATAAAAGAATTGCAG TTGCAAGGTACCAATGTGGCAATGGTTGGAGACGGGATAAACGACTCACCAGCCTTAGTTGCAGCTGATGTTGGCATGGCAATTGGGGCGGGAACTGATGTGGCAATAGAAGCTGCTGATGTCGTCCTAATGAAGAGCAACTTGGAAGATGTTGTTACGGCTTTAGATCTCTCACGGAAGACAATGTCCAGAATCCGCATCAATTATGTCTGGGCACTCGGATACAATGTCCTTGGGATGCCGATTGCTGCAGGAATTTTATTCCCGTTCACTGGAATACGTCTTCCCCCTTGGCTTGCTGGTGCTTGCATGGCTGCATCATCCATAAGTGTGGTTTGTTCGTCTCTCCTACtgcaaaattacaagaaaccTTTACGTGCTAACACTGCCTGA
- the LOC105163567 gene encoding ADP,ATP carrier protein, mitochondrial-like has product MAEQHQYPSISQKVANQLHLSSSLSHGVEARYGGFQQPSVFQRRFAYGNYTSPGLQYPMTCRASQDLSLISANASPVFVQAPQEKGLASFAIDFLMGGVSAAVSKTAAAPIERVKLLIQNQDEMIKAGRLSEPYKGIGDCFKRTIQEEGFGSLWRGNTANVIRYFPTQALNFAFKDYFKRLFNFKKDRDGYWKWFAGNLASGGAAGASSLLFVYSLDYARTRLANDAKAAKKGGERQFNGLVDVYRKTLKSDGIAGLYRGFNISCVGIIVYRGLYFGMYDSLKPVVLTGSLQDSFFASFALGWLITNGAGLASYPIDTVRRRMMMTSGEAVKYKSSLDAFAQILKNEGAKSLFKGAGANILRAVAGAGVLAGYDKLQVLVFGKKYGSGGA; this is encoded by the exons ATGGCTGAGCAGCACCAGTACCCAAGTATTTCCCAGAAGGTAGCTAACCAGCTTCATCTGAGCTCCAGTCTCTCCCATGGTGTTGAAGCTCGCTATGGGGGCTTCCAGCAGCCTTCTGTGTTTCAGAGGCGGTTTGCTTATGGCAATTATACAAGCCCAGGATTGCAATACCCTATGACCTGTAGAGCCTCTCAGGATCTGTCGTTGATTTCTGCAAATGCTTCACCAGTGTTTGTTCAGGCTCCCCAAGAGAAAGGTCTCGCAAGCTTTGCAATTGACTTTCTCATGGGAGGAGTTTCAGCTGCTGTTTCAAAAACAGCTGCAGCTCCTATTGAGCGTGTAAAGCTCTTGATCCAAAACCAAGATGAAATGATTAAAGCTGGCAGGCTCTCTGAACCATACAAGGGAATTGGAGACTGTTTCAAGAGAACAATTCAGGAAGAAGGATTTGGATCATTGTGGAGAGGAAACACTGCAAATGTTATTCGTTACTTCCCAACTCAG GCCTTGAACTTTGCATTCAAGGACTATTTCAAGAGACTCTTCAACTTCAAGAAAGACCGTGATGGCTACTGGAAATGGTTTGCTGGCAACCTTGCATCTGGTGGTGCTGCTGGTGCTTCCTCACTGCTCTTTGTTTACTCCTTGGATTATGCTCGTACTCGCCTTGCCAATGATGCCAAGGCTGCAAAGAAGGGAGGTGAGAGGCAATTCAATGGTTTAGTCGATGTCTACAGAAAGACTCTTAAATCTGATGGTATTGCTGGTCTCTACCGTGGATTCAACATCTCATGTGTTGGTATTATTGTGTACCGTGGTCTGTACTTCGGAATGTACGATTCTTTGAAGCCCGTTGTCCTTACCGGATCATTGCAG GATAGTTTCTTTGCTAGCTTTGCCCTCGGTTGGCTCATCACAAATGGTGCTGGTCTTGCCTCTTACCCAATTGACACCGTTCGTAGAAGAATGATGATGACATCAGGTGAAGCTGTGAAGTACAAGAGCTCTTTGGATGCATTTGCCCAAATTCTTAAGAACGAGGGTGCCAAATCCTTGTTCAAGGGTGCTGGTGCAAACATTCTTCGTGCCGTTGCTGGGGCTGGTGTGCTTGCTGGTTATGACAAGCTTCAGGTGCTTGTGTTCGGAAAGAAATATGGCTCTGGTGGTGCTTAA
- the LOC105163568 gene encoding signal recognition particle subunit SRP72: protein MAPKAREKAKPAAAAAAPPAPAVAIEDLFTSLNRHIQRSEFDLAVKVSDQVLSIAPGDEDAIRCKLVALIKNDSIDDALSAIQEFSKKSSMDFSFFKAYCLYRQNKLDEALESLKGQQGNSATMLLESQILFRLGKMDACVDIYQKLQKLKIDSLEINFIAGLVSAGRASEVQGTIDSLRVKPTSSFELAYNVACSLIERNKYKDAEQMLLSARRIGQETLMEENLADDEIEIELAPLAVQLAYVQQVLENTQEALESYSSIIKKNLADESSLAVAISNLIALKGPKDASDGLRKLDKLIEKGEGPLTFHLARGLDLKLSQKQREAIYVNRMLLLLHSNKLDQARELASALPGMFPNSIMPVLLQAAVHVRENKANKAEEILGQFANKFPDKSKIILLARSQIAAAAGHPQIAAESLLKIQDIQHKPATVATIVSLKERGGDIDGADAVLDSAIKWWSNAMTEDNKLDVIMQEAASFKLRHGKKDEAARLYEELVKSHGSIEALVGLIQTAAHTDIQKAESYEKQLKPFPGLKGIDVESLEKTSGAKNTENAPAAGIPDAYEPKNKEKTKKKRKRKPKYPKGFDPANPGPPPDPERWLPKRERSSYRPKRKDKRAAQIRGSQGAVVKEAASNVSSKSNQTTNSKGTSQASTEQTKPSSKSRKKSRN, encoded by the exons ATGGCTCCGAAGGCGAGAGAGAAAGCGAAGCCGGctgccgccgccgccgccccCCCGGCCCCCGCGGTGGCCATCGAAGACCTTTTCACATCCCTCAATCGCCATATCCAGCGGTCCGAATTCGACTTAGCTGTTAAAGTCTCAGATCAAG TTCTTTCGATTGCGCCGGGAGATGAGGACGCGATTAGGTGTAAACTTGTGGCTCTGATTAAAAATGACAGCATTGATGATGCTTTATCTGCAATTCAAGAGTTTTCGAAGAAATCTTCTATGGATTTCAGTTTCTTCAAG GCATACTGCTTATATCGGCAAAATAAGTTGGATGAAGCTTTGGAGTCCTTGAAAGGGCAACAAGGAAACTCTGCAACTATGTTGTTAGAATCACAGATTTTATTTCGCCTAGGGAAGATGGATGCATGTGTTGATATCTATCAAAAGCTTCAGAAATTGAAGATAGATtctttagaaataaattttattgctgGCTTGGTTTCTGCGGGGAGGGCTTCTGAAGTCCAGGGGACAATAGATTCTCTCAGAGTTAAACCAACAAGCAGTTTTGAACTGGCTTACAATGTTGCCTGCTCGTTGATAGAAAGAAACAAGTATAAAGATGCAGAGCAAATGTTGCTGTCAGCTCGAAG AATTGGCCAGGAAACATTAATGGAAGAGAATTTAGCTGATGATGAGATAGAAATTGAATTGGCACCTTTAGCTGTTCAGCTAGCATATGTTCAACAG GTGCTAGAAAACACTCAAGAAGCTCTTGAATCGTATTCCAGCATTATCAAGAAAAATCTGGCAGATGAGTCGTCACTTGCAGTGGCAATAAGCAACCTTATCGCATTAAAGGGCCCGAAGGATGCGTCTGATGGCTTGAGAAAACTTGATAAGCTGATAGAGAAAGGTGAAGGACCTCTAACCTTCCATCTTGCTCGTGGCCTTGACCTAAAGCTCTCTCAGAAGCAAAGAGAAGCAATATATGTTAACCGCATGTTATTGCTACTTCATTCTAATAAGTTGGATCAG GCCAGAGAACTTGCTTCTGCACTTCCAGGGATGTTTCCAAATAGTATAATGCCAGTGCTTCTTCAAGCTGCAGTTCATGTAAGGGAGAACAAAGCCAATAAAGCTGAGGAGATACTAGGGCAGTTCGCAAATAAGTTTCCTGACAAATCGAAGATCATACTGCTTGCAAGGTCACAGATTGCTGCGGCTGCAGGCCATCCTCAAATAGCAGCTGAGTCTCTGCTAAAAATACAGGATATTCAACATAAGCCTGCAACTGTTGCCACCATTGTGTCACTCAAAGAACGTGGGGGAGATATTGATGGTGCTGATGCTGTGCTTGATTCTGCAATAAAGTGGTGGTCTAATGCCATGACTGAAGACAATAAACTTGATGTAATCATGCAAGAGGCTGCTTCATTTAAGCTCAGACATGGAAAGAAGGATGAAGCTGCTCGCCTGTACGAGGAGCTTGTCAAAAGCCATGGAAGCATTGAAGCTCTGGTGGGTCTTATTCAGACTGCTGCTCATACAGATATTCAGAAGGCTGAATCTTATGAGAAGCAATTGAAACCATTTCCTGGTTTGAAGGGAATCGATGTGGAGAGCTTGGAGAAAACTTCTGGTGCAAAGAACACTGAGAATGCCCCTGCGGCAGGGATTCCAGACGCATATGAACCAAAGAATAaggagaaaacaaagaaaaaaaggaagagaaagCCAAAGTACCCAAAAGGCTTTGACCCTGCAAATCCAGGTCCTCCACCAGATCCAGAAAGGTGGCTGCCAAAGAGGGAGAGGTCTAGTTATAGGCCCAAGAGAAAGGATAAGAGAGCGGCTCAAATCAGGGGTTCTCAGGGTGCAGTTGTTAAAGAGGCTGCCAGCAACGTTAGCTCAAAATCAAACCAAACCACCAACTCTAAAGGAACCTCTCAGGCAAGCACAGAGCAAACCAAGCCTTCTTCGAAGTCCAGGAAGAAATCCAGGAATTAA
- the LOC105163569 gene encoding E3 ubiquitin ligase BIG BROTHER: MSWNPPMEVHYQNHSMPYNSIGSFVDFFGGLTYDHVNYIFADVNYVQENAYNAYPATNTSLHKFAVSEPGSFSYYEYGNGYVVHDHIPETDEYSSHTENASGLVDDQATVSHVHQEGNSSSGSHARPIECPRDHQDARDNEVVWQDNIDPDNMTYEELLELGEAVGTQSRGLSQDQIALLPTSKFKWGLFSRKKFRGERCVICQMEYKRGDRRMTLPCKHVYHTGCGSRWLSINKACPICYKEVIVNVPKQ; this comes from the exons ATGAGCTGGAATCCACCAATGGAAGTTCACTACCAAAACCATTCCATGCCTTATAATTCAATAGGAAGCTTTGTGGATTTCTTTGGAGGTCTTACTTACGACCACGTGAATTACATTTTTGCGGATGTGAATTATGTTCAG GAGAATGCTTACAATGCTTACCCAGCAACGAATACTAGTTTACACAAATTTGCTGTTTCTGAACCTGGAAGCTTCTCATACTATGAATATGGAAATGGCTACGTAGTCCATGATCACATTCCAGAGACTGATGAGTACAGTAGCCATACAGAAAATGCCTCAGGTTTGGTTGATGACCAGGCTACTGTTTCGCATGTACATCAGGAAGGAAATTCGAGCTCCGGTTCACATGCTCGTCCTATAGAGT GTCCTCGGGATCATCAGGATGCTCGTGATAATGAG GTTGTTTGGCAGGACAACATTGATCCTGACAACATGACATATGAG GAGTTACTTGAGCTAGGTGAGGCGGTTGGTACCCAAAGCAGGGGTCTCTCTCAAGATCAAATTGCATTGCTTCCAACATCGAAGTTCAAGTGGGGCTTATTCTCTAGAAAGAAGTTCAGAGGTGAAAG GTGCGTAATTTGCCAGATGGAGTATAAAAGAGGTGATAGGCGCATGACTCTTCCATGCAAACATGTCTACCATACCGGTTGTGGAAGCAGATGGCTTAGTATCAATAAA GCTTGCCCGATTTGTTACAAGGAGGTCATTGTCAATGTTCCAAAGCAGTGA